A DNA window from Brassica napus cultivar Da-Ae chromosome C1, Da-Ae, whole genome shotgun sequence contains the following coding sequences:
- the LOC111211851 gene encoding cylicin-2-like — protein MAGGGKGELRRRSRGKGGVKWEGKEVERGERGEKGELRRGSRRKGGVKWERKEVECGERGGEGELRKGNRGNGGVKWEGKEVERGERGGKGELRRGSRGKGGVKWEGKEVERGERGGKGEMRRGNRGKGGVKWEGKEVERGERGGKGELRRGSRGNGGAKWEVKEVEMAGGNRGEREAVREWRRKTVAIRNILKSGDKDRELGQQVECSLRLWAEPWSNDCGLDCFSRTHQTRQIGWKGELRRRSRGKGGVKWEGKEVERGERGEKGELRRGSRRKGWVKWKRKEVECGERGGEGELRRGNRGNGGVKWEGKEVERGERGGKGELRRGSRGKGGVKWEGKEVERGERGGKGELRRGNRGKGGVKWEGKEVERGERGGKGELRRGSRGNGGAKWEVKEVEMAGGKRGEREAVREWRRKTVAIQNILKSGDKLG, from the exons ATGGCGGG GGGTGGAAAAGGAGAGTTGCGGAGGAGAAGTCGGGGAAAGGGTGGGGTGAAATGGGAAGGAAAGGAAGTGGAGCGCGGTGAAAGGGGTGAAAAGGGAGAGCTGCGGAGGGGTAGTCGGAGAAAGGGTGGGGTGAAATGGGAAAGAAAGGAAGTGGAGTGCGGTGAAAGGGGTGGAGAGGGAGAGCTACGGAAGGGAAATCGGGGAAATGGTGGGGTGAAATGGGAAGGGAAGGAAGTTGAGCGCGGTGAAAGGGGTGGAAAGGGAGAGTTGCGGAGGGGAAGTCGGGGAAAGGGTGGGGTGAAATGGGAAGGGAAGGAAGTGGAGCGCGGTGAAAGGGGTGGAAAAGGAGAGATGCGGAGGGGAAATCGGGGAAAGGGTGGGGTGAAATGGGAAGGGAAGGAAGTTGAGCGCGGTGAAAGGGGTGGAAAGGGAGAGTTGCGGAGGGGAAGTCGGGGAAATGGTGGGGCGAAATGGGAAGTGAAGGAAGTGGAGATGGCGGGTGGAAACCGTGGGGAGCGAGAAGCCGTGCGGGAGTGGCGAAGAAAGACCGTGGCGATTCGAAACATTTTGAAAAGTGGGGACAA AGACAGAGAGCTAGGTCAACAAGTGGAATGCTCACTAAGATTGTGGGCTGAGCCATGGAGCAATGATTGTGGGCTGGACTGCTTCTCAAGGACGCATCAAACTCGCCAGATT GGGTGGAAAGGAGAGTTGCGGAGGAGAAGTCGGGGAAAGGGTGGGGTGAAATGGGAAGGAAAGGAAGTGGAGCGCGGTGAAAGGGGTGAAAAGGGAGAGCTGCGGAGGGGTAGTCGGAGAAAGGGTTGGGTGAAATGGAAAAGAAAGGAAGTGGAGTGCGGTGAAAGGGGTGGAGAGGGAGAGCTACGGAGGGGAAATCGGGGAAATGGTGGGGTGAAATGGGAAGGGAAGGAAGTTGAGCGCGGTGAAAGGGGTGGAAAGGGAGAGTTGCGGAGGGGAAGTCGGGGAAAGGGTGGGGTGAAATGGGAAGGGAAGGAAGTGGAGCGCGGTGAAAGGGGTGGAAAGGGAGAGCTGCGGAGGGGAAATCGGGGAAAGGGTGGGGTGAAATGGGAAGGGAAGGAAGTTGAGCGCGGTGAAAGGGGTGGAAAGGGAGAGTTGCGGAGGGGAAGTCGGGGAAATGGTGGGGCGAAATGGGAAGTGAAGGAAGTGGAGATGGCGGGTGGAAAGCGTGGGGAGCGAGAAGCCGTGCGGGAGTGGCGAAGAAAGACCGTGGCGATTCAAAACATTTTGAAAAGTGGGGACAAGTTAGGTTGA
- the LOC125580107 gene encoding collagen alpha-2(VI) chain-like, whose protein sequence is MGGVKSEGKEVGRGERGGKGELRRGSRGKGGVKWEGKEVERGERGGKGELRRGNRGNGGVKWEGKEVEHGKEVERGERGGKGELWRRSPGKGGIKWEGKKVERGERGGKGELRRGNRGKGGVKWEGKEVERGERGGKGELRRGSRGKGGAKWEVKEVEMAGGKRGEREAVREWRRNTVAIRNILKSGDKDRELGQQVECSLRLWAEPWRIDCGLDCFSRTHQTRQIVGWAMKQ, encoded by the exons ATGGGTGGGGTGAAATCGGAAGGGAAGGAAGTTGGGCGCGGTGAAAGGGGTGGAAAGGGAGAGTTGCGGAGGGGAAGTCGGGGAAAGGGTGGGGTGAAATGGGAAGGGAAGGAAGTGGAGCGCGGTGAAAGGGGTGGAAAGGGAGAGTTGCGGAGGGGAAATCGGGGAAATGGCGGGGTGAAATGGGAAGGGAAGGAAGTTGAGCACG GGAAGGAAGTGGAGCGCGGTGAAAGGGGTGGAAAAGGAGAGTTGTGGAGGAGAAGTCCGGGAAAGGGTGGGATTAAATGGGAAGGGAAGAAAGTGGAGCGCGGTGAAAGGGGTGGAAAGGGAGAGCTGCGGAGAGGAAATCGGGGAAAGGGTGGGGTGAAATGGGAAGGGAAAGAAGTTGAGCGCGGTGAAAGGGGTGGAAAGGGAGAGTTGCGGAGGGGAAGTCGGGGAAAGGGTGGGGCGAAATGGGAAGTGAAGGAAGTGGAGATGGCGGGTGGAAAGCGTGGGGAGCGAGAAGCCGTGCGGGAGTGGCGAAGAAACACCGTGGCGATTCGAAACATTTTGAAAAGTGGGGACAA AGACAGAGAGCTAGGTCAACAAGTGGAATGCTCACTAAGATTGTGGGCTGAGCCATGGAGAATTGATTGTGGGCTGGACTGCTTCTCAAGGACGCATCAAACTCGCCAGATTGTGGGCTGGGCCATGAAGCAATGA